Proteins encoded together in one Heliomicrobium undosum window:
- a CDS encoding ParB/RepB/Spo0J family partition protein, with product MVKKGMGRGLGKGLEALIPGITTNEESPKDIQSATEIDLNHIEPNRDQPRKHFDHEALEELARSIAEHGVIQPLVVRPLGKDHYQLIVGERRWRACRQLGLTKVPVIIRDWDEKTVAEVALIENIQRENLNPIEEAQAFRSLMDDHQMTQEQMAKRVGKSRSYIANALRLLSLPAPVQAMVSTGKLTAGHAKVIVAIDDESVQETFALKAAEENWSVRRMEEEVRQRNQDAEKAFIVDEPGAENIDNSKAHMQISSAPVTEKPRLKAAPLTVNPEISAMEERLRSILQTQVRIRSNGSTGFIELSFFSSDELQRLCDFLLGNEVS from the coding sequence TAGAGGCGCTGATCCCGGGTATCACTACAAATGAGGAATCGCCAAAAGATATCCAGAGCGCGACTGAGATTGATCTGAATCACATCGAACCGAACCGGGATCAGCCGAGGAAACACTTCGATCATGAGGCGTTAGAAGAATTGGCCCGTTCCATCGCTGAGCATGGTGTCATTCAACCGCTTGTCGTACGGCCACTAGGCAAAGATCACTATCAGTTGATCGTGGGAGAACGGCGGTGGAGGGCCTGTCGACAGTTGGGTTTGACGAAAGTTCCGGTCATTATACGTGATTGGGATGAAAAGACTGTCGCAGAGGTCGCATTAATCGAAAACATACAACGGGAAAATTTGAACCCTATCGAGGAGGCCCAGGCTTTTCGCTCACTAATGGATGATCATCAAATGACGCAGGAGCAAATGGCCAAACGTGTCGGTAAGAGCCGTTCTTATATTGCGAATGCACTTCGTCTACTGTCTTTGCCTGCGCCTGTGCAAGCGATGGTGTCGACGGGAAAACTGACTGCCGGCCACGCTAAGGTGATCGTCGCCATCGATGACGAATCGGTGCAGGAGACTTTCGCCTTGAAGGCAGCGGAAGAGAACTGGTCTGTTCGCAGGATGGAGGAAGAGGTTCGCCAGCGGAATCAAGACGCTGAAAAAGCGTTCATTGTCGACGAACCGGGCGCGGAGAATATTGATAACAGTAAGGCTCATATGCAGATCAGTTCTGCGCCGGTTACAGAAAAACCCCGGTTAAAAGCTGCGCCGCTCACTGTGAATCCCGAGATATCCGCCATGGAGGAACGGCTGCGATCTATTTTGCAGACGCAAGTGCGCATCCGGTCCAATGGTTCAACGGGTTTTATTGAACTTAGTTTTTTTAGTTCTGACGAGTTACAGCGCCTTTGTGATTTCTTGTTAGGCAATGAAGTATCGTAA